The genome window GCATTTGGTTAATAGATTTTCTGTGTCATGTCTTTCTTCAATATTTGTGCTGAACAATGTTTACGATTGCTGCATTTTCTTTTTACTGCCATATTGTGATATAGTAATTCGCGAACTCTGATTTTTGATTGGTTGATTTGCTGCTTGTTGAGTTTGTAAAAATTCAAAAAGATACTCTTTCTTGTTTATGGAATCATCGAAATCTCATCTTCTGTTCATCTGCTCTAGTGATACTCGCATACTAATATTAGTGCCCATCAATTGGTTAGATTAGACAACTAGTGAGCCTGCAAGTGGCATCTGCTACCGTACGAGTATATTACCTTTAAAAATTGAACTGTTAGACATATACATGTATAGAATGCACAGCTCCATTTGTTGGCATCACATGCACTCACTTATGAACTGATAATTTTACAAAGACCATCAGAAGACTTCCTTCTTTCGTAGAAGTAtattcaaatcacttaaattaggGATATAATTTTATCACTGTCAAAATGAGAAGATCTTAGCTTTGCTTGCCTAACTCTGCTATCCAACCTACTCAGTGTGGTGGACAGGACTGACAAAAGTGCCTTAGCATTGAAGTTGTCTGTTCTTTTGTTACACTGGGTGTGTAGAAACCAATAGAAATATTTTTCCTTCTAATAAGAGGTGACAAGCGATGTGCATATGTAGACTATTTTTCTATACTTCTCTTTTATAtttgtggtatatatatatatatatatatatatatatatatatatgtatgtatgtatgtatgtatgtaatgtGATTGAGTAGCGAGAGCTAGACCATCCATCATGAGTGCCACACCTTGGCCAACTATGGTAAGGGTTGGATCAGACCTTTAGAGCCAAGATCAATCATAGCAATGCCCTGCACGACATCAATTGATTCCTACTTCATTTGGATGGTTGTTGGTTGATTTTGGATGCTCACAAGGTTATTTTATAGGCTAAAAAAGGATacttagatcaagtgggagaagAGGCAAGCATGTTTCATAAATTAGAATGGTATTTTTTGGAAATCTTAAGGTTTATTAGAAAGGAAAGAAGGCCGCTATGATAATTTATTAGAAAGAAAAGAAGGCCTCTACGATAATCTTGTACTGCTCAAGGGTTATTCAAAATAAATACTATCAGTCAATATGCCTTTTCTAACTAGAATAAGAAATATATTagacttttaaatttttttattttttgagctgATTTTGTGGTCATGATTAGTAATTAGTTTAGGGAGTCTTTAGTTCATGTGAGTCCCAAAATTCATCTAGCAAGGTTAGACAAGTTATTTTACAATTGTGATTCACGTTGAGAGTACTAGAaccttcttttgatagctttttgTGGGGTGACAACATTAACATAGATATTAGAGCATGTGTCTTCCACAACttttcttcttattattattcTAAGATCGGGGTTTTCTTATATAGGATCAGCTTGTGCCTTTTTCATTATTGATGTTTGGATGGCCACATCAACAACACACTTTTTTTTGACTTGTAGGTTCTGCTAAAATCTTTGATTTCAGCTTTATATTCACCGCTCTACTCTCAACTATAGCTTTTGGCCTTTTGCATCCTCTATATGAACTTTTGCTGAATTTCTTTGTGAATCTTTAattgatgatttaaaaaaaaaaagttatttagAACATATATGTGAACCTTAACTGCTACAAACTCATTAGTAATTGTCTTTATACATCAAGAGCTATCAAGTTTCATGATTCTAGACCTGCCTCTGGTTGTTTAGATTGCTAAAGGTGGCATTACATTGGAGTTCAATTAAGGTGGACCAATCAGTTTAAGCTCCTTTCAAGGTAAATTGTGAATAAGTCTAAAATGGGTGATCAAGGATTAGAGTTTGATTGTACCAGTTGGTATATATCAATTTCTCTAGTTAGATCGTCGACCGATGCGTGGAAGCTGGAACCAAGCATACTGCCAAGTAAGTTCACTGTATCGGGCTTGCTAGATGTAAATTGATCAGTATCAAGCTGTATCGGATGATAAAATTACTGTTCGGTATCAGAATCCATCATGCCTCTgtattctttttttatattttttcactACTGTTGCTTCTTCTTCTTACACTCATTTATTTCACATGCCTGCTTGTCGCTGCCACTGTTCATCCTCTTCCTTGTTACTCATTTGTATTTGCCATGTCACCCTCTACCTTGCCACCACCACTTCTCCTCAGTTGTTCATTCACATGGTCGTCTCCTCCCGCCGCCATCTCTTCCCTGCAGCCATCTCTCTTCCGGTAGTGGTAAGGCTGGTACTGACCCATATTGGCACCTATACCTGATACTCTGTATGGTATCAACGTTGTACCAGTTCGATTGCTGACCGGTTACGGCATTGGACATAGATTTTAGAACATTGTGTAATCTGTGTATTTAGCAAAACAAGCAAATGGATATATTACTTTTCTCCTTGCTTGATTATTTTAGGGTCGTCATATTTAAGGATTTAAAGACTAGTGTGATCTGATTTTGCTCACCTATGAATCAGTATGGTACATACCCGATACCATTAACTAAAATGATACAGAAAAACGAAGATTGATGATATTGTTTATTCTGGTATTAAGCTATATGATAGTGGTACATGCATAGACCAGTTAACATTGGTCATTTGTACAAAGGTCTTCTCATAAGTGATGGATTAGGTCTATATTACTATCATGATCTTTATCCAGGCTTCTGCTGTAGCAGAAATATGAAATATGCTATATATTTTCATTAATTTGTTCACAACTTCCTTGTCCTTGACCTCATAACGAGCTTGTTGTTATCTTCTCTTAGTTAAATATCTTGGTTTATAGAAGGCAGATTTAGTATCATTCTGTTTGATGAGTTACAATAACTCACAGGAATTAGCAATTACTCCTTTGTCACTCTGTTTAATGTTTGGAGACCAAAATTTAGACATTCTGTTTTTCTGTCTATTCAAGTCGTGAAGAATTCTAAATATAATTACTGGTACGGAAAACCATTTAGAATTTTCAATTGGTAATCGCAGAAAAATCCTATGAAGGGTGAAAATGATGATGAGATGACAAAAGCTGCACCAGATTCTGTAGACAAGAAGCCTTACCAGAAGCCCGAAGATGCTGCCATTGAGGATGAAATTATCGAGTCAGATATGGAGCTGGATGGTGAGCTGGTGGAACCTGACAATGGTCCTCCACAAAAGGTATGTTTTGAGTAAGTCAATGTGAAGGCACACTATCAGCCTAgatatttttttctgaatttgAATTTTGATTTCGGTCTACTGCCAAGATGGGAGATCCATCAACTGAAGTTTCCGAGGAGAGTCGTGATGTTGCTCAGATGTGCaaagcaaaggctatgaatgcaatgtcagaaGGCAGGCTAAAATTTGCTTTCAATTAAATTTGTTCTATCATTGATGACAAATGTGAATCGGTCACCATTTCTAACCGTATAATTATGTTGACCAGGTAAGTTGGATGAATCAATTGAGTTTCTTACGGAAGCGATCTTGTTGAACCCAAGTTCAGCTATCTTATACGCCACTAGAGGTaatgattattttatttaaaacaaCTTCTGTTTGATTAGATTTGTGAGTGACGCTTTGGTTTTTATAATGTCTTATTCCTGTATTGATGTATGTCTTATTTTTCAGCTAGTGTTTTTGTCAAGCTGCATAAGCCAAATGCTGCTATACGTGATTCGGATGCAGCTTTGCAGGTTCTTATCTCATATTTTGACAACCTGGAAGTTGATCATTAATGATGATATGCATTTCCATATCATGTATCCTTATCAGTTTGTCTGCTTAGATAAATCCTGACTCTGCCAAAGGATACAAATATAGAGGAATGGCAAAAGCTATGTTAGGCCAGTGGGAAGAAGCTGCAAGTGACCTGCATGTGGCATCAAAACTTGATTATGATGAGGAGATAAATTCAGTGCTTAAAAAGGTTAATaaattttgtgaagaaggtgctgGAGAACTTTTCAACTAATGGATTGTAAACTGCAGGTTGAGCCTAATGCACACAAAATCGAGGAACATCGCAGAAAATATGAGCGCTTGAGGAAAGAGAGAGAAGCACAAAAAATTGAACGTGAAAGGCAACGCCAGCGTGCTGAAGCTAAcgtatttcttttcctttctgcTTATATTAACTCTTTATCTTCCATGATACCTGTAGTCATGATAAGAGCATTGTTGGTCCTATTATGTATACTTATCTTGCACAGGCTGTATATGAGATGGGGAAAAAGGAGTCAACTTCAGAAAATAAAGCATTTGTAAGAACTTCCTTTCTTGACATCATGTTCTATCATCCTTGAAACCGTATTTTTAGAGTGATTGTGTTATGTATGTTGATATTGTGTCCCATATTAACCTGACTATAATAAATATATGATCAAATTCCAAATCTGAAGCAGGATGCTGAGCCAAAAGACCCCGATTCTCTTGCTGCTCTACAGGATGGTATATCACTTCCATACAAGTTCTTTTCCTTTTATGTTTTCTTGTTGCAATCATATGCCAAAAAATACGCAAAGGTCTTGTAGGTTGGGCCTTCCCCTTAGTTTGCTTGATTAAAAgctttttctttacttttaaactaagAGCTACTTGAAGGCCCTATAAAATGGAATGATGTCAGTGATCAATATTATATTATCAGGATAGCTGCTTGTCAGCTTGGTACTTGTATTATCATGCATCAGCATTTGCAATTTGTAGCTTGATATATCAGATTTACCTATTTTTTCATTCTCTGCCATTCTTGATGTTTTTCTAGTGAACATTGTTAACTTATTGGACCATAACTAGTTTTCCATGACTCCTTTGTTCATAGTCTTCTGGCTGCTATTGAACTTATATGCATTCTGTCTCAATTATAATTTGTAGCTTGATATTCAGATTTATTTGATTTGTTTCATTCTCCGGCATCCTTGATTTCTTTTATTGATCATTGGTAACTTATTGGaccataaaagtaagacatgtgtGCAAGGCATAAAGCATGGGGATCAAATCCTTGCCACTAGGAAGCCAAATACTCTATTATCCAAGATAAGGGATGGCGACAACTTTTCAATACGCAACCAAGATAGATACTGCATACCACAAGATAACATAGGTTATGGTGTAATGTTTTGATTGATTATCTCTACTATACATGCGAGCAGGTTTACATTCATATGACAGCATTACTTTTCTTGAGAACTTGAGTTATTATTTTGATTCCGTGGTTCCTTCTGTTAAGCCCTTGTTGTAATGAAGATATATCtgttctttttgctttaattggcAGGAAGTGTTATAAGCATTCACTCTTCGAACGAACTGCAAACGAAAATGACGGCGGCAGTGCGCTTGAGTAGATTAGTCATTCTATATTTTACTGCAACATGGTGCGGGCCCTGCCGCTTCATGGCACCCATTTACAAAGCCTTAGCAGAGAAGCACCGCAACATTGTGTTTCTGAAAGTCGATATAGATGAACTCGGGAACGATGCTCATCGCTGGAATGTCAACAGTGTACCAACTTTTTTCTTTGTGAAAGATGGGAAAGAAGTCGACAAAGTTGTTGGGGCTGATAAGAGCGGCCTCGAGAGGAAGATTGCAATGCATGCAGCGAAGCCATGAATAAAACATGGAGTTATCTAGAGGTTTGTTCTCGTATATGATATGCCAGTAATAGGCAATAATATCATGTGGATATCTAATCCT of Musa acuminata AAA Group cultivar baxijiao chromosome BXJ1-7, Cavendish_Baxijiao_AAA, whole genome shotgun sequence contains these proteins:
- the LOC135678159 gene encoding TPR repeat-containing thioredoxin TDX-like isoform X1 gives rise to the protein MDTHKVSELKAFVTSCRSDPSILHHPSLAFFRDYLQSLGARLPPQAMSKNPMKGENDDEMTKAAPDSVDKKPYQKPEDAAIEDEIIESDMELDGELVEPDNGPPQKMGDPSTEVSEESRDVAQMCKAKAMNAMSEGKLDESIEFLTEAILLNPSSAILYATRASVFVKLHKPNAAIRDSDAALQINPDSAKGYKYRGMAKAMLGQWEEAASDLHVASKLDYDEEINSVLKKVEPNAHKIEEHRRKYERLRKEREAQKIERERQRQRAEANAVYEMGKKESTSENKAFQDAEPKDPDSLAALQDGSVISIHSSNELQTKMTAAVRLSRLVILYFTATWCGPCRFMAPIYKALAEKHRNIVFLKVDIDELGNDAHRWNVNSVPTFFFVKDGKEVDKVVGADKSGLERKIAMHAAKP
- the LOC135678159 gene encoding TPR repeat-containing thioredoxin TDX-like isoform X2 — protein: MDTHKVSELKAFVTSCRSDPSILHHPSLAFFRDYLQSLGARLPPQAMSKNPMKGENDDEMTKAAPDSVDKKPYQKPEDAAIEDEIIESDMELDGELVEPDNGPPQKMGDPSTEVSEESRDVAQMCKAKAMNAMSEGKLDESIEFLTEAILLNPSSAILYATRASVFVKLHKPNAAIRDSDAALQINPDSAKGYKYRGMAKAMLGQWEEAASDLHVASKLDYDEEINSVLKKVEPNAHKIEEHRRKYERLRKEREAQKIERERQRQRAEANAVYEMGKKESTSENKAFDAEPKDPDSLAALQDGSVISIHSSNELQTKMTAAVRLSRLVILYFTATWCGPCRFMAPIYKALAEKHRNIVFLKVDIDELGNDAHRWNVNSVPTFFFVKDGKEVDKVVGADKSGLERKIAMHAAKP